Proteins encoded within one genomic window of Humulus lupulus chromosome 1, drHumLupu1.1, whole genome shotgun sequence:
- the LOC133822317 gene encoding uncharacterized protein LOC133822317, translating to MPSYAKFMKDILSKKRKLGDFEIVALTKECIAILQKKLPPKLKDPGSFTITCTTGTQFFGRAICDLGASINLMKLSIYKKIVLGEAKPSSIILQLANCSFGDPKGIVEDIMVKVEKFIFPADFIVLDMEEDREILIILGRPFLAIERTLIVVKNGVLTMRVQDQEVTFNVFQTTKCTIATDECHRVDVIFRESLEQAKEMQDELRKKKEI from the exons ATGCCTAGCTATGCCAAATTTATGAAGGATATATTGTCTAAGAAGAGAAAGCTGGGAGATTTTGAGATAGTTGCTTTAACAAAAGAGTGTATTGCTATCTTGCAGAAGAAACTTCCACCAAAGCTCAAGGACCCAGGTAGCTTCACTATTACTTGCACCACTGGTACTCAGTTTTTTGGGAGAGCTATTTGTGACTTGGGGGCTAGTATAAATCTTATGAAACTTTCTATCTATAAAAAGATTGTTTTGGGGGAAGCGAAGCCTAGTTCTATCATATTACAGTTAGCAAATTGTTCATTCGGTGATCCAAAGGGTATAGTGGAAGACATTATGGTTAAGGTGGAGAAGTTCATATTTCCTGCAGATTTTATTGtgcttgatatggaggaggatagAGAAATCCTGATAATTCTTGGGCGGCCATTCTTAGCAATAGAACGAACTCTTATTGTTGTGAAAAATGGAGTGCTAACTATGCGAGTACAAGACCAAGAGGTGACCTTTAATGTTTTTCAAACTACAAAATGCACAATTGCAACTGATGAATGTCATAGAGTTGATGTAATC TTTCGAGAGTCATTGGAGCAAGCAAAAGAAATGCAAGATGAATTgaggaagaaaaaagaaatttag